A single Symbiobacterium thermophilum IAM 14863 DNA region contains:
- a CDS encoding ABC transporter ATP-binding protein, with amino-acid sequence MGEAQSVTLERVSKSFNGTVLTVKNVDLHIAGGEFFTLLGPSGCGKTTTLRMIAGFYYPTSGRILFGDRDVTYMPPNDRNIGMVFQNYALFPHMSVFENVAFGLRVRKVPREEMKRRVSEALALVRLEGMEQRRIDQLSGGQQQRVALARALVIRPALLLLDEPLSNLDAKLRDETRTEIRRIQTESNITAVYVTHDQAEAMAISDRIAVMEGGVVHQVGTPQEIYHRPATRFVATFIGKSNLLEGTLTEVDGTAGVVELPGTGRIRVDLERRNPQVPTAVGSRVVMTVRPEGIQVVAQPEGPNVLTGRVVAAEFTGAYTEYLVKAGESTLVASSADRYGEVRRPGDPIHLYIPPERVYLVE; translated from the coding sequence ATGGGCGAGGCGCAGTCCGTCACCCTGGAGCGCGTGTCGAAGAGCTTCAACGGCACCGTGCTCACGGTGAAAAATGTCGACCTGCATATCGCCGGAGGCGAGTTCTTCACGCTGCTCGGACCCTCGGGCTGTGGCAAGACCACAACCCTCCGCATGATCGCCGGTTTCTACTACCCCACGTCGGGCCGCATCCTCTTCGGCGACCGCGACGTGACCTACATGCCGCCCAACGACCGGAACATCGGCATGGTCTTCCAGAACTACGCGCTGTTCCCGCACATGTCCGTGTTTGAGAACGTGGCCTTCGGCCTCCGGGTGCGCAAGGTGCCCCGCGAGGAGATGAAGCGCCGGGTGAGCGAGGCGCTGGCGCTGGTGCGGCTGGAGGGCATGGAGCAGCGGCGCATCGACCAGCTCTCCGGTGGTCAGCAACAGCGGGTCGCCCTGGCCCGCGCCCTGGTCATCCGGCCGGCCTTGCTCCTGCTGGACGAGCCGCTCTCCAACCTCGACGCGAAGCTCCGGGACGAGACCCGGACCGAGATCCGCCGCATCCAGACGGAATCCAACATCACGGCCGTCTACGTGACCCACGACCAGGCCGAGGCGATGGCCATCTCCGACCGCATCGCCGTCATGGAAGGCGGCGTGGTTCACCAGGTGGGCACGCCGCAGGAGATCTACCACCGGCCGGCCACCCGGTTCGTGGCGACCTTCATCGGCAAGTCCAACCTGCTGGAGGGGACGCTGACCGAGGTGGATGGCACCGCCGGCGTGGTGGAGCTGCCCGGCACCGGCCGCATCCGGGTGGACCTGGAGCGGCGGAACCCGCAGGTCCCCACGGCGGTCGGCAGCCGCGTGGTCATGACGGTGCGGCCCGAGGGCATCCAGGTGGTGGCACAGCCCGAAGGCCCCAACGTCCTGACCGGGCGGGTCGTGGCGGCCGAGTTCACCGGCGCCTACACCGAGTACCTGGTCAAGGCGGGCGAGAGCACGCTGGTCGCCTCGTCGGCCGACCGGTACGGCGAGGTGCGGCGGCCCGGGGATCCCATCCACCTGTACATCCCGCCTGAGCGAGTCTATCTGGTGGAGTGA
- a CDS encoding 2Fe-2S iron-sulfur cluster-binding protein, with product MPETKYGSRIYLGVLAEADAAGPTAVRVYQDFLGRLRRAAPGVKELRLELEEPAPRKETPGVYECWATLKAVVPHDLTRDGAGNHRDAWRAILRDTFQATCQLNHELVHHTSSRVEITREVFPFEEEARAEAAPVEETPKEMIRVKVLLGGQVYDVEIPKDENLLDGVNAKGVDVKWDCKSGVCDTCQIRVLKGMENLSPVNDREREMLGDKINQGYRLCCQVTAHGPCEFEH from the coding sequence GTGCCTGAGACCAAGTATGGATCGCGGATCTACCTGGGCGTGCTCGCCGAGGCCGATGCCGCCGGCCCGACGGCCGTCCGGGTTTACCAGGACTTCCTCGGCCGCCTGCGCCGGGCTGCCCCGGGCGTGAAGGAGCTGCGGCTGGAACTGGAGGAGCCGGCGCCGCGCAAGGAGACCCCAGGGGTGTACGAGTGCTGGGCGACGCTGAAGGCCGTCGTGCCCCACGACCTGACCCGCGACGGCGCCGGCAACCACCGGGACGCCTGGCGGGCGATCCTGCGCGACACGTTCCAGGCCACCTGCCAGCTGAACCACGAGCTGGTCCACCACACGTCCAGCCGGGTGGAGATCACCCGGGAGGTCTTCCCCTTCGAGGAGGAGGCCCGGGCGGAAGCGGCGCCGGTGGAGGAGACGCCCAAGGAGATGATCCGGGTCAAGGTGCTGCTGGGGGGGCAGGTCTACGACGTCGAGATCCCCAAGGACGAGAACCTGCTGGACGGCGTCAACGCCAAGGGCGTGGACGTCAAGTGGGACTGCAAGAGCGGCGTCTGCGACACCTGCCAGATCCGGGTCCTGAAGGGCATGGAGAACCTGAGCCCGGTGAACGACCGGGAGCGGGAGATGCTGGGGGACAAGATCAACCAGGGCTACCGGCTCTGCTGCCAGGTGACCGCCCACGGGCCCTGCGAGTTCGAGCACTAA
- a CDS encoding PLP-dependent aminotransferase family protein codes for MFKLDRTSATPLYRQLYAQAKERILSGALPPGTRLPPERTLARRLGVNRTTVVNAYRELAAEGLVEGRVGHGTVVLGPPEPRGADAVRPMPWAGPTEAEEPLVADINAIIRRPGAISFAHGEMSPELYPAEAVAHLMQQVLQDPAALGYGPIAGLMPLRQAIADAMGVTADQVLILAGSQIALYLISRVLLQPGDTVLVEMPSYINTLGIFDSAGVRVVPVPVDQHGLVVDGLDELMLRYQPKLLFTLPTFHNPLGVTLTPERRRRLIQLAARHQVGIVEDDPYGPLHFTGQPVPTLKSLDPGGYVIYISSASKAVSPALRLAWIVAAPPVVERIARARGSLDFRAALLNQRVMEAFLREGLLAEHLGRLRPALKERRDLMLEALQRYMPDGVSWYVPEGGYHIWCRLPRPLTARRLLTEAGREGVAFVPGDFYGAGQMARRGLRLNFSYPRPEEIGPGIARLARAVERLLREEAVDGGEEASISGPVV; via the coding sequence GTGTTCAAGCTGGATCGCACCAGCGCGACGCCGCTGTACCGGCAGCTCTACGCACAGGCGAAGGAGCGCATCCTCTCGGGCGCGCTGCCCCCCGGCACCCGGCTCCCGCCGGAACGGACCCTGGCCCGCAGGCTCGGGGTCAACCGGACCACCGTCGTCAACGCCTACCGGGAGCTGGCGGCGGAGGGGCTGGTGGAGGGGCGGGTCGGCCACGGCACGGTGGTGCTCGGGCCGCCTGAGCCGCGGGGGGCCGACGCGGTCCGCCCGATGCCGTGGGCCGGCCCCACCGAGGCCGAAGAGCCGCTGGTCGCGGACATCAACGCCATCATCCGGCGGCCCGGCGCCATTTCCTTCGCCCACGGCGAGATGTCGCCCGAGCTGTACCCGGCCGAGGCCGTTGCCCACCTCATGCAGCAGGTCCTGCAGGATCCGGCCGCCCTGGGTTACGGGCCCATCGCCGGCCTCATGCCGCTCCGACAGGCGATTGCCGACGCCATGGGGGTCACGGCAGATCAGGTGCTCATCCTGGCCGGGTCGCAGATCGCCCTCTACCTGATCAGCCGGGTCCTGCTGCAGCCCGGCGACACGGTGTTGGTCGAAATGCCGTCCTACATTAACACGTTGGGCATTTTCGATTCCGCCGGCGTCCGGGTGGTTCCGGTGCCGGTCGACCAGCACGGCCTGGTGGTCGACGGGCTGGACGAGCTGATGCTCCGGTATCAGCCGAAGCTGCTGTTTACCCTTCCCACCTTCCACAACCCCCTCGGCGTGACGCTCACCCCCGAGCGCCGCCGGCGGCTGATCCAGCTGGCCGCCCGCCACCAGGTGGGCATCGTGGAGGATGACCCTTACGGGCCGCTCCACTTCACCGGGCAGCCGGTGCCCACCCTGAAGTCGCTGGATCCCGGCGGGTACGTCATCTACATCAGCAGCGCGAGCAAGGCGGTCAGCCCGGCCCTGCGGCTGGCCTGGATCGTCGCCGCCCCGCCGGTAGTGGAGCGCATCGCCCGCGCCCGGGGCAGCCTGGACTTCCGGGCCGCCCTGCTCAACCAGCGGGTAATGGAAGCGTTCCTCCGGGAGGGGCTGCTCGCCGAGCACCTGGGGCGGCTCAGGCCCGCTCTGAAGGAGCGGCGGGACCTCATGCTGGAGGCGCTGCAGCGGTACATGCCCGACGGGGTCAGCTGGTACGTGCCGGAGGGTGGCTACCACATCTGGTGCCGGCTGCCCCGGCCGCTCACGGCCCGGAGGCTGCTCACTGAGGCCGGCCGTGAGGGGGTGGCCTTCGTGCCGGGGGATTTCTACGGCGCCGGCCAGATGGCCCGACGGGGCCTCCGGCTGAACTTCTCCTACCCTCGCCCCGAGGAGATCGGGCCCGGCATCGCCCGGCTCGCCCGGGCGGTGGAGCGGCTGCTGCGGGAGGAGGCGGTCGACGGGGGCGAGGAGGCGTCCATCAGCGGTCCGGTGGTCTGA
- a CDS encoding DUF2797 domain-containing protein, translating to MYTGMIRDLLLRIGDGVVDYHLLLDEQEIALNPLLGGRVAIRFTGERRCVYCGRRASKLFNNGSCWPCFRRLAINDLCQVKPTLCHYETCREPEWGDAHCMIPTYVYLARSSDVKVGITRSLPGRWLDQGAVEAVPIARVPNRKMAGELEAFLTQYVADKTNWRRMLKGEVADADLLAERSRLLELIPAEFRPYVLPDEEVRSFTYPLKAPPPKLASCDLEKGDVEGTLLGMKGSYLVLDTGVLNVPKFAGYVVTFEAG from the coding sequence GTGTATACCGGCATGATCCGCGACCTCCTGCTGCGCATCGGTGACGGCGTCGTGGACTACCACCTGCTGCTGGACGAGCAGGAGATCGCGCTGAACCCGCTCCTCGGCGGGCGGGTGGCCATCCGGTTCACCGGCGAGCGACGCTGCGTCTACTGCGGCCGCAGAGCGAGCAAGCTGTTCAACAACGGGTCGTGCTGGCCGTGCTTCCGGCGGCTGGCCATCAACGATCTCTGCCAGGTGAAGCCCACGCTCTGCCACTACGAGACCTGCCGGGAGCCCGAGTGGGGCGACGCCCATTGTATGATCCCGACCTACGTCTACCTGGCCAGGTCCAGTGACGTGAAGGTGGGCATCACCCGCAGCCTGCCCGGCCGCTGGCTGGACCAGGGGGCGGTGGAGGCGGTGCCCATCGCCCGGGTGCCCAACCGCAAGATGGCGGGTGAGCTGGAGGCGTTCCTGACGCAGTACGTGGCGGACAAGACCAACTGGCGGCGCATGCTGAAGGGGGAGGTGGCGGACGCCGATCTCCTGGCGGAGCGCAGCCGGCTGCTGGAGCTGATCCCCGCCGAGTTCCGGCCCTACGTCCTCCCGGACGAGGAGGTGCGCAGCTTCACCTACCCGCTGAAGGCGCCGCCCCCCAAGCTGGCGTCGTGCGACCTGGAGAAGGGTGACGTGGAAGGGACGCTGCTCGGCATGAAGGGCAGCTACCTGGTGCTCGACACAGGCGTGCTCAACGTGCCCAAGTTCGCCGGCTACGTCGTCACCTTCGAGGCCGGATAG
- the nrdR gene encoding transcriptional regulator NrdR → MKCPFCGGESRVLESRPASDEEAVRRRRECLACGRRFTTMERVEVPPLIVVKKDGRREPFNRDKLLTGVLKACEKRPVPMEVIEKLADDIERDLRSSLDREVPSVVIGERVMEALRQVDGVAYVRFASVYREFKDLNEFREQLEQLLKSR, encoded by the coding sequence ATGAAGTGCCCGTTCTGCGGAGGTGAGTCACGCGTCCTCGAATCCCGTCCCGCATCCGACGAGGAAGCCGTGCGTCGGCGCCGGGAGTGCCTCGCCTGCGGGCGGCGTTTTACCACCATGGAGCGGGTGGAGGTGCCGCCGCTGATCGTGGTGAAGAAGGACGGCCGCCGGGAGCCCTTCAACCGGGACAAGCTCCTCACCGGCGTCCTGAAGGCCTGTGAGAAGCGTCCGGTGCCCATGGAAGTGATCGAGAAGCTGGCCGACGACATCGAACGGGACCTGCGCTCTTCGCTGGACCGGGAGGTTCCTTCGGTGGTGATCGGCGAGCGGGTGATGGAGGCGCTGCGCCAGGTCGACGGCGTCGCGTACGTACGGTTTGCATCGGTATACAGGGAGTTTAAGGATCTGAACGAGTTTCGGGAGCAGCTGGAACAGCTCTTGAAGTCCCGCTGA
- a CDS encoding vitamin B12-dependent ribonucleotide reductase has product MELTHIAKTVMEKRYLRMKEDGTRETPDEMLRRVARVIAAVEEKYGASKKEIRAVEERFYQLMDRQDFMPNSPTFTGAGTALGQLSACFVLPVGDSLPEIYETMKQAALIHQTGGGTGFAFSRLRPAGDVVRSSQGVASGPVSFLRVYNASTEAIKQGGTRRGANMGILRVDHPDILQFIESKADITQITNFNISVAITDAFMEALEKGTEYELINPRNGEVTGKLSAKLVWDKLVENAWKTGEPGIVFIDRINRRNPNNHVEVIEATNPCGEQPLPPYGSCNLGSINLANFVKNPYTDRAEVDWERLGEVARTATRFLDNVIDANKYPLPQIAEKALRDRRIGLGIMGWAEMLVQMGLPYDSEEAVALGNRVMTFIKQKALEESMALAEVRGPYPEWEGSQWHKAGLKVRNATLTTVAPTGTISLFAARPDLPCSGGIEPKFALVFTRNQAGALMLDVDGQFASIARREGWYSDELMQQVADRGTARGVSGVPEKWQRIFATSHDITPEWHVRMQAAFQGGDGLPVDQQPVDAAVSKTINFPHHATVEDVGKSYALAWQLGLKGITVYRDGSRASQVLTTGDKTKKQEEPAAPPAPQGPSLRPRPTEAVGKMFVVPTHFGKMTLDVHMDEDGEPFEIIVNVGAVGSDLMADAVGMGMLVSKMLRLRSDVPVRERIEIVIDTLKNIGGSGSYGFGPNRITSLASAIAKGLQRFLAWKDANGKLTEATPVEATAPQPQMKGAQVDSPVDPCPECGSFTLVIGEGCATCHNCGYSKCS; this is encoded by the coding sequence TTGGAACTGACGCATATTGCGAAGACCGTGATGGAAAAGCGGTACCTGCGCATGAAGGAGGACGGCACCCGGGAGACGCCGGACGAGATGCTGCGCCGCGTGGCCAGGGTCATCGCCGCCGTCGAGGAGAAGTACGGGGCGAGCAAGAAGGAGATCCGGGCGGTGGAGGAGCGGTTCTACCAGCTGATGGACCGCCAGGACTTCATGCCCAACAGTCCGACGTTCACCGGGGCCGGGACGGCCCTGGGCCAGCTGTCGGCCTGCTTCGTCCTGCCCGTGGGGGACTCTCTGCCGGAGATCTACGAGACCATGAAGCAAGCCGCCCTGATCCACCAGACCGGAGGCGGCACGGGCTTCGCCTTCTCCCGCCTGCGGCCGGCGGGCGACGTGGTGCGCTCCAGCCAGGGCGTGGCCTCGGGCCCCGTGTCTTTCCTGCGGGTCTACAACGCCTCCACGGAGGCGATCAAGCAGGGGGGAACCCGCCGCGGCGCCAACATGGGCATCCTGCGGGTGGACCACCCGGACATCCTGCAGTTCATCGAGTCCAAGGCCGACATCACGCAGATCACCAACTTCAACATCTCGGTGGCCATCACCGACGCCTTCATGGAGGCGCTGGAGAAGGGCACCGAGTACGAGCTGATCAACCCCCGCAACGGCGAGGTCACCGGCAAGCTCTCCGCCAAGCTGGTGTGGGACAAGCTGGTGGAGAACGCGTGGAAGACCGGCGAGCCCGGCATCGTCTTCATCGACCGGATCAACCGGCGCAATCCCAACAATCACGTGGAAGTCATCGAGGCCACCAACCCGTGCGGCGAGCAACCGCTGCCGCCGTACGGCTCCTGCAACCTGGGTTCCATCAACCTGGCCAACTTCGTGAAGAACCCGTACACCGACCGGGCGGAGGTGGACTGGGAACGGCTGGGCGAAGTGGCCCGCACCGCCACCCGCTTCCTGGACAACGTCATCGACGCCAACAAGTACCCGCTGCCGCAGATCGCCGAGAAGGCGCTGCGCGACCGGCGCATTGGCCTCGGCATCATGGGCTGGGCGGAGATGCTGGTGCAGATGGGGCTGCCCTATGACTCGGAAGAGGCGGTGGCCCTGGGGAACCGGGTGATGACCTTCATCAAGCAGAAGGCGCTGGAGGAGTCCATGGCGCTGGCCGAGGTCCGGGGACCCTACCCGGAGTGGGAGGGCAGCCAGTGGCACAAGGCCGGGCTGAAGGTGCGCAACGCGACGCTGACCACGGTGGCGCCCACCGGCACCATCTCGCTGTTCGCGGCGCGGCCGGACCTGCCGTGCTCCGGCGGCATCGAGCCGAAGTTTGCCCTGGTCTTCACCCGGAACCAGGCGGGCGCGCTGATGCTGGATGTGGACGGCCAGTTCGCCTCCATCGCACGCCGGGAGGGCTGGTACTCGGACGAGCTGATGCAGCAGGTGGCCGACCGGGGCACCGCCCGGGGCGTGTCCGGGGTGCCGGAGAAGTGGCAGCGCATCTTTGCCACCTCCCACGACATCACGCCGGAGTGGCACGTCCGCATGCAGGCCGCCTTCCAGGGCGGCGACGGGCTGCCGGTCGACCAGCAGCCGGTGGACGCGGCGGTGTCGAAGACGATCAACTTCCCGCACCACGCGACCGTGGAGGACGTCGGCAAGTCCTACGCGCTGGCCTGGCAGCTGGGCCTGAAGGGCATCACCGTCTACCGGGACGGCTCCCGTGCGTCCCAGGTGCTGACCACCGGCGACAAGACCAAGAAGCAGGAGGAGCCGGCCGCACCGCCGGCGCCGCAGGGCCCGTCCCTCCGGCCCCGTCCCACTGAGGCGGTGGGCAAGATGTTCGTCGTGCCCACGCACTTCGGCAAGATGACGCTGGACGTGCACATGGACGAAGACGGCGAGCCCTTCGAGATCATCGTGAACGTGGGCGCCGTGGGCTCCGACCTGATGGCCGACGCCGTGGGCATGGGCATGCTGGTGTCCAAGATGCTGCGGCTGCGCTCGGACGTGCCGGTGCGGGAGCGCATCGAAATCGTCATCGATACGTTGAAGAACATCGGCGGTTCCGGCTCGTACGGCTTCGGTCCGAACCGCATTACGTCGCTGGCCTCGGCCATCGCCAAGGGGCTGCAGCGCTTCCTCGCCTGGAAGGACGCCAACGGCAAGCTCACGGAGGCCACCCCGGTGGAGGCGACGGCTCCGCAGCCGCAGATGAAGGGCGCACAGGTGGATTCCCCCGTCGACCCGTGCCCCGAGTGCGGTTCCTTCACCCTGGTCATCGGCGAGGGCTGCGCGACCTGCCACAACTGCGGCTATTCGAAGTGCAGCTAA
- a CDS encoding ABC transporter permease, with amino-acid sequence MAAKWNDRWQRITASPYFVYVIVAPLALVLWGYVVQPMLATFLASVQDSSGFTLKYYRGFFSLNSTQMEALLTTVGISVLSVITCAVVGVSMAVLLNRFEFPGRRLLESLILVPMALPPLIGIYAFQFLYSSSGIIPRALKVLFDLPQVPFALKGLTGVLVVHTFTMYPYFYTSAAAALAGFDPSLEEAAYNLGARRWQVWTRVLLPMLTPALVAGSLLTFMVSMASYTAPLIFGVDRIMTMQIAIARTNGDLALASAEATVLSVVSIAFLVLMRWYQNRRTYRSLSKGVSVHRTEVKSPVGKILAMVASIFGTLILILPVLVLVLVSFSKDGSWTVQVLPPKYTLDNYITLFTSSRAWRPIRNSLAMSALATVGSILLGVAAAYALNRFKFKGKSLLDVAVMIPWALPGTVVAINLIAAFNQPSVFTFGKVIVGTFWILPLAYFVRFSPLVFRSTNATLAQLDPSVEEAARSLGATWWYSFRRVTFPLMFRGVLAGALMAFVQGVGEFVASVLIYTARNQPISVEINNLMYSFKFGTAAAYGLLQMLLILVAIYISNRLEQRQNLA; translated from the coding sequence GTGGCAGCCAAGTGGAATGACAGGTGGCAGCGGATCACCGCGTCGCCCTACTTCGTGTACGTGATCGTCGCCCCCCTGGCCCTGGTGCTGTGGGGCTACGTGGTGCAGCCCATGCTGGCCACCTTCCTTGCCAGTGTCCAGGACAGCTCCGGTTTCACCCTGAAGTACTACAGGGGTTTCTTCAGCCTGAACAGCACGCAGATGGAGGCGCTGCTCACCACGGTCGGCATCTCGGTGCTCAGCGTCATCACCTGTGCCGTCGTCGGCGTGAGCATGGCCGTCCTGCTCAACCGGTTCGAGTTCCCCGGGCGCCGCCTGCTGGAGAGCCTGATCCTGGTGCCCATGGCGCTGCCGCCGCTGATCGGCATCTACGCCTTCCAGTTCCTCTACTCGTCCAGCGGCATCATCCCCCGGGCGCTCAAGGTGCTCTTCGACCTGCCCCAGGTCCCCTTCGCCCTGAAGGGGCTCACCGGCGTGCTGGTGGTACACACCTTCACCATGTATCCCTACTTCTACACCTCCGCGGCGGCGGCCCTGGCCGGATTCGACCCCTCGCTGGAGGAGGCGGCGTACAACCTGGGCGCCCGGCGCTGGCAGGTCTGGACCCGGGTGCTGCTGCCGATGCTGACCCCGGCCCTGGTGGCGGGCTCGCTGCTCACCTTCATGGTCTCCATGGCCTCGTACACTGCACCGCTGATCTTCGGCGTCGACCGGATCATGACCATGCAGATCGCCATCGCCCGCACCAACGGCGACCTGGCGCTGGCTTCGGCGGAGGCGACGGTCCTTTCGGTGGTCTCCATCGCCTTCCTGGTCCTCATGCGCTGGTACCAGAACCGGCGCACCTACCGTTCCCTCTCCAAGGGCGTCTCGGTGCACCGCACCGAGGTCAAGAGCCCGGTGGGCAAGATCCTGGCCATGGTGGCCTCCATCTTCGGCACGCTGATTCTCATCCTGCCCGTCCTCGTCCTCGTCCTGGTCTCGTTCTCCAAGGACGGCTCCTGGACCGTGCAGGTGCTGCCGCCCAAGTACACGCTGGACAACTACATCACCCTCTTCACCAGCTCGCGGGCATGGCGGCCCATCCGGAACAGCCTGGCGATGAGCGCCCTCGCGACCGTGGGCTCCATCCTGCTGGGCGTGGCCGCGGCCTATGCCCTGAACCGGTTCAAGTTCAAGGGCAAGTCGCTGCTGGACGTGGCCGTCATGATTCCCTGGGCCCTGCCCGGCACGGTGGTCGCGATCAACCTGATCGCCGCCTTCAACCAGCCTTCGGTCTTCACCTTCGGCAAGGTGATCGTGGGCACGTTCTGGATCCTGCCCCTGGCCTACTTCGTCCGCTTCTCGCCGCTGGTCTTCCGCTCCACCAATGCCACGCTGGCGCAGCTGGACCCGTCGGTGGAAGAAGCGGCCCGCAGCCTCGGCGCCACGTGGTGGTACTCGTTCCGCCGGGTCACCTTCCCGCTGATGTTCCGCGGCGTCCTGGCCGGTGCCCTGATGGCCTTCGTCCAGGGCGTGGGCGAGTTCGTGGCGTCGGTGCTCATCTACACGGCCCGGAACCAGCCGATCTCGGTGGAGATCAACAACCTCATGTACTCGTTCAAGTTCGGCACCGCGGCCGCCTACGGTTTGCTGCAGATGCTCCTGATCCTGGTCGCCATCTACATCTCCAACCGCCTGGAACAGAGGCAGAACCTCGCCTAA
- a CDS encoding ROK family transcriptional regulator: MPRPANARLMKQLNRQAVLSAIRDRGPISRVELAALTGLSQPAVTAIVRDLLDLGLVEEKGLGQSSGGRPPIMLLFNPAARFVLAVCLEGERLWGGLADLSGALQVEAEGVLSPDPHDPARSVCDFLQGLIDRSGVEASRLAAVAVGVPGIAHTEGTVSHAPSLGWWQEVPLRDRLRQCFGVPVVVENDVNLMALGEYFQGAGVGVANLALMHVSEGIGAGILIDGNLFRGARNAAGEVGYLPLGPLSPRRPQDFGLFELHYSSRAIRQQLQAALPEAPGDDGRPVRRLRELAEAGLPWARSLFGDALRHWAHAVASITCILNPELVLLAGDAVDCGREGLSEVNRIVADLVPDPPEIRFAVLGSRAALTGAVAMALSLADENAYGIEADQ; encoded by the coding sequence GTGCCCAGGCCTGCCAACGCCCGGCTCATGAAGCAGCTGAACCGACAAGCGGTGCTCTCGGCCATTCGCGACCGCGGGCCGATCTCGCGCGTCGAGCTCGCTGCCCTGACCGGGCTGAGTCAGCCTGCGGTGACGGCCATCGTCCGCGACTTGCTGGACCTGGGCCTGGTGGAGGAGAAGGGCCTGGGTCAATCCTCCGGCGGACGCCCCCCGATCATGCTGCTCTTCAACCCGGCCGCCCGCTTCGTCCTCGCCGTCTGCCTCGAGGGGGAGCGGCTCTGGGGCGGGCTGGCCGACCTCAGCGGCGCTCTCCAGGTGGAGGCGGAAGGCGTGCTCTCCCCCGACCCCCACGACCCGGCCCGGTCCGTGTGCGACTTCCTGCAGGGGCTCATCGACCGGTCCGGCGTCGAGGCCAGCCGGCTCGCCGCCGTTGCGGTGGGAGTGCCGGGCATTGCCCACACCGAGGGTACCGTCAGCCACGCCCCCTCGCTGGGCTGGTGGCAGGAGGTGCCCCTCCGTGACAGGCTGCGGCAGTGTTTCGGGGTGCCGGTCGTGGTGGAGAACGACGTGAACCTCATGGCCCTGGGCGAGTACTTCCAGGGGGCCGGCGTGGGCGTGGCCAACCTGGCCCTGATGCACGTGAGCGAAGGCATCGGCGCCGGCATCCTCATCGACGGCAACCTCTTCCGCGGCGCCCGCAACGCCGCGGGCGAGGTGGGCTACCTGCCGTTGGGCCCGCTGAGCCCCCGCAGACCGCAGGATTTCGGCCTCTTCGAGCTCCACTACTCGTCCCGCGCGATTCGGCAGCAGCTGCAAGCCGCGTTGCCTGAGGCTCCGGGGGACGACGGGCGACCCGTCCGGCGGCTCCGGGAGCTGGCCGAGGCGGGCCTGCCCTGGGCCCGGTCGCTTTTCGGGGATGCCCTGCGCCACTGGGCGCATGCCGTGGCCAGCATCACCTGCATCCTCAACCCGGAGCTGGTGCTCCTCGCGGGTGACGCGGTGGACTGCGGCCGGGAGGGGCTGTCGGAAGTCAACCGGATCGTGGCCGACCTGGTCCCCGATCCGCCCGAGATCCGATTCGCGGTACTGGGCAGCCGCGCCGCCCTCACCGGCGCGGTCGCCATGGCCCTCAGTCTGGCCGACGAAAACGCCTACGGGATCGAAGCAGACCAGTGA